The genomic stretch TGGCAATGCAGGAAATGTGAGTGGATCCACTACAACTACTGTCCACTACAAACCTCATTGGCTCCAGTAGTATCATCAACATGAAGCTCTAAGAGAACATCTGTTTTTCCTTGCATCTGGGTTTGTGCAACATCTGCTAGGGATACTTCAAATGCTTGCTTTGAACCAACCATAAAGGTTAGCATGTTTCCTACAGAGGCAAGGGTAACAAACATTAAAAACAAACTGAACATATGTTAAAAGGGGTCCCATGTTAAAATAATAAAAGGTAAAGGTCAACCAAATTACCATCTATATCAATCCCTCCCCAATTGTGGCCACTAACAGAAAGCTGTTTTTCATCTGGTGTGACACCCATATTCTTTTGTATGAAGTTGGTCAAGCTGCTCACATCCTATGCAAGAAAGGCAAAGATCAAATATTTTCGTCAGGTAACAATAAGAGAAATATATTAATCTCATCATTCATCTTTACTGAAAAATCAAAGCATACTCTCAGAAATGACTGACAATATTTCAAGACAACCAAATCCAAAGAAAATCTGATAATCCAAATATAATTTTGAATTTTCCATCATTGAATAAAACTGCATACAGAATCATGAACACTATTCCTTCAAATATTATCTATAGGTAAGTCTTAACTACATAATAGATACAGTATGTACAAAAGACAGCATATTCTGCAAGACTTGTTTAAGACAGGCATACCAACTACCAAGTGGCATGAAAGAATATAGTAATTGTTCACCTTAATTTGAACAAGAGTAGTTTGCTTTAGTGGATATAAAGATCGAACTGCTCAAGGTTTAACCAACACATGAAGAACATATAGCAAAATAAGATATCACATATAAATTCAGTTTCACAGCAGAGTAACTTGGGCAAACTGCAGCATTTTCTTTTTCCATGATCTAATTCATATTAAAAGCAATATTCATTATAATCATATGCCATATTAAGATAGAAAATTTGGTCAGGAATGTGCATTTCCAAAATTCTAACTAGACAAAGTTAGTGCTACTTTTAACTGTataagttttgcatcaacaaataTATCCTAATTTTACTGAGAAATGTATCCAGATTCAAGTGTTCTaaatacacagttctccagatgcAGCAGCCTCTTTATTTCCAATGCCAACACCATTAATAAACTACATAACATTAAAGGCACGCACGGGGTGGGTGGGGTGGGGGAACCTGTTCACGGAAGCCAATAAATCGGTAGAACAGGCCATCCTTAATCCTGACTCCAAGCTGATATGCTCTGGGGACTTTCATCCAAGTAACTGCGGTTACATCAGCTTTGTCAATCTCAATGGTCTTTCCTCCACCTTGTCTCTTCCATGCAAGTCCACCAGAATACACTTTAAACTGACCAGGGTTCTGCACAGGTGCAAGGGTCATGACAACATGTTAATATTCTATACGTTCACAAAAAGTAATAAATCATATACCATTCAAGAGCAACAAACAGCCAAACATAGGTGCAGAAACAGTAATAGATCTTGAACGGAAGGAATGCAAAACGTTTAGTCTCAAGGATACATAAGTATAGGTATAATAACAAAAATGGTCAGGCGTCAGATAAGATTATTACTAGATCATTTTCCAATGCATGAGTTGTGAGAgtgttcaggccttgtttagttcccaaaaaattttgcaaaatttttcagattccccatcacatcgaatctttagacgcatgcatagagtattaaatatagacgaaaataaaaactaattgcacagtttagtcggaattgacgagacgaatcttttgagcctagttagtctatgattggacaatatttgtcaaatacaaacgaaattgctacagtgtcaattttgcaaaatttttagaaactaaacaaggccaatgtGCTATAGGATCTAGGTTAGGGCAAGCATTGTTTTGTACATTTAGATAAGTTCACAAAGATATCGACAACATGGCAAACGTTAATTGTGTCAATGGAAACACGATAATTTGATAAGCACAGAGAGAGTGTGCTTTCTTTTGGCGATTGGCGTACAGGGAAGGGGAGGCCTACAAGGCATCATGTTGTATTGTATTCTTCTTGTAAGCTTCAAAAAAACGGAGAAGAGATTTGTAATTACTAGTAGATATAGGCGTCCTTGTATTCTGCAGCTGTCGAGCCTAGAAAACACTCTAGCCCCCAAACCCACCATACGAATCCAAGGTTTCACATGAAAACCTCGGCACAAATTGGCCAAACCCAGGCCACAACAACGAAATCCAACAAGTTAGAATGAGGAAACGCCCCCAACCAAGCACCTGAGTCAACCAAGTGGACcagaaaaacaaaagaaagcGAAATTTGGCCTAAAATACGGCACAAACCCTAAAAGCCAACCAATATACAGCCGCAGCTAATCGTCGGGGGGCAAATGGGCTAACCAGTTAAAATCACTAGCTTATCAGAAGTTCGCCAGCCACGACATCATCTCGCGATATCCTATTTCCGGACCAAACCCTAGAATCGACcaagcggcggcggaggagcagCTTACCGTGCCACCGCGCCCCCCGAGGAGGATATTGTTGAAGTGGTGGCCGCCCGTCATCTCCGCCGACGCGGCACCAGCGGCCGACTGCTTGCTATCTCCCGCGCGCCGCCTCTACTCGAGCTCCGCTTCTCCGGCGAGGCCAAGTCGAGGGGCGCAGCTTGCTTCGCTGCGGCTCTGCGGTGCGGAGGCGGTAGAGGGGGGCGCGCGGCGCAGCGAAGTCTGTTTTTATATAGAGCCGCAGCGAAATTGGTTGCCATCTCACCGACGCGGGGGTCCTACCTGTAAGAAGGCGCTCCGGTAGAGGACCCTGGAAGTGGGCCCCGCACGTCAGGCGTGTTTCTTGTTCTCCCTTCTCgtcccttcccttccctacACTTCTCCATTCCCCTCGCGGTTTTGCGCATCCCCTGCCTCTCCCTCCGTCTCTCTCTCTGCGCTCCTGGTGCTCAGCCATGGCGGACTACCACTTCGTGTACAAGGACGTGGAGGGGAGGAGCACAGAGTGGGACGACATCCAGCGCCGCCTCGGGAACCTGCCTCCGAAGCCGGAGCCCTTCAAGCCGCCGCCCTTCGCCCCCAAGGTCGACGCCGACGAGCAGCCCAAGTCAAAGGAATGGCTCGACGAGCGCGAGCCCGAAGAGCTCGAGGAACTCGAGGACGACCTGGACGACGACCGCTTCCTCGAGCAGTACAGGTAGGGCCTCTCCGTAGGCTCGATCCGGTCTGCAGTCTGATTGCTGATCCGTGATGCTGTCTTTTCCCCGTCTGTTGTTAGATGCATCTTAAGAAGCTTTAGTGCCTGCCGCGTTTGATTGATCTGATCTGACTAGCGTGGTTAACTGGTATAATTGGTGTGCTTCTGATAGGAATCTCATGTCTATGTATTGTTTGATCCGGATTCCTCGCAGTAGTTCTGGACTTTGGTTTATTCAATGCGTTTTGTGATTCGTTTGGTACAAGTGGGAATTGATTGTGAAGATTTGGTGTAATTCGATGCCTGCAGGAAGATGAGGCTTGCAGAGCTGAGGGAGGCCGCAAAAGCCGCGCGATTTGGTAGTATAGTTCCCATCACTGGCTCAGACTTCGTGCGGGAGGTGTCTCAGGCACCATCAGATGTTTGGGTTGTGGTCTTCCTCTACAAGGATGGGTAACTCTTTCTTCACAGTTTACTGCATCCTTTTGCATGTTATGTCAATGATTATGCATGGGACAACAATTCTAGGGTTTATTTTGTATGATTCGACCAAATAGCTCTGGAACCAGATTGAACTAAATTCAGACTTTGACTGCAATTTATTTAGTTGTGTTGGTTTTCTATAGAAAGTTGCCTGAAAAGACTAGGCAACTATGAAATTTGACTATGGTTGGCTGGATATAGGAATTCTGATACTTGTGTTGTGCGCCATTGGCTCGTAGCCAGACATTTTATTGCTGTGAAATAGGTCTCAGCAGCTCGTACCTTCGATATATATGATCTGTGAACATGCTTTCTTTTTTCTTGTCGAACGTGCTGGAGAGTTGCATGTCATTTCATTGATAGATAGAAAAACTGGTCTGAGTACAAACTGATTCCACGGCTCGGTTAGGGTTTTTTTTGGCATGAACACAACCATTTAAACAATACGTGCAGCCCCTTTACTCAGCTCGCTGGTCTAGAAATGTGCTTAATCGCTTGCCTCTTGGATTACTGCCGAGACCAACGGTGTGATTCCATCAAATATACATTGGTTTCTTTGTTTCCATAGAGTCCATGCCAGGAAGAGCACCCGTGAATTGAGGCCCTTCCTCGCCACCTTTGGATCCCTATGTGTTGCCTTGCAGCACCATGTTCGGAAGCTGTTGTGCACGGATGGTGCTAGTGATTGTAGGCTCTGAGCAGTGGACCAAACCTGGCGGGAGAAGACTCAGGTTGACATGAGGTGCTCAATTCCTTCCTCCTGGGTCGCAAAGTGGGTTGCAAGATGAGTGCATTAGACTGTGATGTGCCAGTCTATCCGCCGCCCAGCATCTATTGTGCCCCGCAAAGCGGCACCCAAGAATTGGCAATTCTTGGATTTAGTGGACATTTTCCTGTTGATTTGTCCACCGCTTTAACCTGTAATATAATTAATTGATTGTCATGCTGCAGTTTTTCAGCATCGATGACCTTCCATGAAATTATTGCTCTTTTCTGTGTGATATTTTACTGCTTCCATGTGTTGCTTGCATCAAAATTGTACATATAGGATATCTGAATTCATTGGAATGTAATGAGCTCCATACCTGATCTGATGTATGAAGCAAGATGTTCTTTAGTAAATTGTGGCGCTTATCGAATTCTATAAATCTGATGACAGGATACCTGAATGTGGATTGCTTCAGAATTGTTTGGAGGAATTGGCTACAAGATACCCAGCGACAAAGTTTGTTAAAATTATCTCCACAGACTGCATCCCCAACTACCCAGATAGGAATGTTCCTACAATACTGGTGTATAACAACAGTGCTGTCAAAGGGACTTATGTTGGTTTGCAGAAGTTTGGTGGAAAGAGATGCACACCTGAATGTAAGTTACTACTCGTATACTGCAAATATTCAGTATCTGCTTTTCCAGTTAGT from Sorghum bicolor cultivar BTx623 chromosome 3, Sorghum_bicolor_NCBIv3, whole genome shotgun sequence encodes the following:
- the LOC8084375 gene encoding phosducin-like protein 3; translated protein: MADYHFVYKDVEGRSTEWDDIQRRLGNLPPKPEPFKPPPFAPKVDADEQPKSKEWLDEREPEELEELEDDLDDDRFLEQYRKMRLAELREAAKAARFGSIVPITGSDFVREVSQAPSDVWVVVFLYKDGIPECGLLQNCLEELATRYPATKFVKIISTDCIPNYPDRNVPTILVYNNSAVKGTYVGLQKFGGKRCTPESVALALCQSDPVLNDGHGGSDSSRDNVIEGVRRKFIEKVVAQHEEREEEDSD